A stretch of the Capsicum annuum cultivar UCD-10X-F1 chromosome 10, UCD10Xv1.1, whole genome shotgun sequence genome encodes the following:
- the LOC107844888 gene encoding transcription factor MYB113-like, with protein sequence MNTAIIAKSSGVRKGAWTEEEDFLLRKCIQNYGEGKWHLVPIRAGLNRCRKSCRLRWLNYLRPHIKRGDFGWDEIDLILRLHKLLGNRWSLIAGRLPGRTANDVKNYWNSHLQKKLITAPHRQEKKYNTALKITTKNVLRPRPRTFSSSAKNNISWCTNKSTVITNTLDKDERDKEIGLNICQKLTSETSSTIDDGVQWWTSLLENCKEIEEDVAAVGIFEEKNKLVPSLLHDEINSLTMQQGQSDGWDDFSADIDLWNLLN encoded by the exons ATGAATACTGCTATTATTGCCAAGTCCTCTGGAGTGAGGAAAGGTGCATGGACTGAGGAAGAAGATTTTCTATTGAGAAAATGTATTCAGAATTATGGAGAAGGAAAGTGGCATCTTGTTCCCATTAGAGCtg GTCTGAATAGATGCAGAAAGAGCTGTAGATTGAGGTGGCTGAATTATCTAAGGCCGCATATAAAGAGAGGTGACTTTGGTTGGGATGAAATAGATCTCATTTTGAGACTTCATAAGCTTCTAGGCAACAG ATGGTCACTTATTGCTGGGAGATTGCCGGGAAGAACAGCAAACGATGTGAAAAACTACTGGAACTCACACCTACAAAAGAAGCTAATAACTGCTCCTCATCGACAAGAGAAAAAGTACAATACTGCCCTCAAGATCACCACAAAAAACGTACTAAGACCTCGCCCTCGGACCTTCTCATCAAGTGCAAAGAATAATATTTCTTGGTGCACCAACAAAAGTACTGTTATCACAAACACACTAGACAAAGACGAACGCGACAAAGAAATAGGACTAAATATTTGTCAGAAGCTCACAAGTGAAACGTCGTCGACTATAGATGATGGAGTTCAATGGTGGACAAGTTTACTGGAAAATTGCAAGGAAATTGAGGAAGATGTGGCTGCAGTTGGGAtctttgaggaaaaaaataagttGGTACCAAGTTTGTTGCATGATGAGATTAATTCACTAACCATGCAACAAGGACAAAGTGATGGTTGGGATGACTTTTCTGCTGATATTGACCTATGGAATCTACTTAATTAG